A region of Nostoc sp. 'Peltigera membranacea cyanobiont' N6 DNA encodes the following proteins:
- a CDS encoding TnsA endonuclease N-terminal domain-containing protein, with the protein MDTIIWWESQIERDYIYLLEIDPTVQSYRGQPFKITYISKGVTKNYTPDFWVQRIGQQQVIEVKPASQVNDQKNLDKWRHISHLCEERSMRFMVVTDTMIRQQPKLDNIKLLYKYARSPLTLQQYLDCQCYFTSREPTPFKQVCHDLERKGIYPNLLFKLLYFGWLSTDLMESIGAASLIQLSQFKGDVQALLLDV; encoded by the coding sequence ATGGACACCATCATTTGGTGGGAGTCCCAAATTGAGCGAGATTACATTTATCTGCTAGAGATTGATCCAACAGTCCAGTCATACAGGGGACAGCCATTCAAAATAACTTACATCTCAAAAGGTGTAACTAAAAACTATACCCCCGATTTCTGGGTACAAAGAATAGGGCAACAACAGGTGATAGAAGTCAAACCTGCATCCCAGGTTAATGACCAAAAAAATCTTGATAAATGGAGACATATCAGCCATTTATGTGAAGAGCGGAGCATGAGATTTATGGTAGTGACTGATACAATGATTCGGCAGCAACCTAAACTGGACAATATTAAGCTGTTATACAAGTATGCCCGTAGTCCATTGACACTACAACAATACTTAGACTGTCAATGTTATTTCACTTCCAGAGAACCAACGCCTTTCAAACAGGTGTGTCATGATCTAGAGCGAAAAGGAATATATCCCAATCTATTATTCAAACTACTGTATTTTGGTTGGCTGTCAACAGATTTAATGGAATCTATAGGTGCAGCAAGTCTAATTCAACTATCTCAATTTAAAGGTGATGTTCAAGCATTACTTTTGGATGTATGA
- a CDS encoding TniQ family protein: MSVESLANYESWDLTMNQLPKRSHLYSLKPIGFGTPTVESFTSYLQRLAAAHGVSIASLIRYKITPLFIQSNQPPDFLKADDAIKMLINAWHREPALLQQQSAKFWLDRTQHVSKVVAIVEKLTARLDLSFLTLLQWHSWRLNFSHIFHTEQRWCSGCYQDWREAGKPIYNPLLWTIEAVTVCPVHQRYLQLRCLYCGCFQQFLNLDCHSLGYCCVCNAWLGRFVDNTSFSQGSRFDWEKWAAQSVGQIFGAMPTLSSTSSSQVTPLVKYRRKPTLTKFLRWCYKLGINPVEGLESLSIIPSVLS; this comes from the coding sequence ATGTCGGTTGAAAGTTTGGCTAATTATGAGTCGTGGGACTTAACGATGAACCAACTTCCAAAACGCAGCCATCTTTATTCTCTTAAACCAATAGGTTTTGGTACACCCACAGTTGAAAGTTTTACTAGTTACTTACAGCGCTTGGCTGCTGCACATGGTGTCTCGATTGCTAGTTTAATTCGCTATAAAATTACGCCGTTATTTATTCAGAGCAACCAACCACCCGATTTCTTGAAAGCTGATGATGCTATCAAAATGCTTATCAATGCTTGGCATCGAGAGCCTGCACTTTTACAACAGCAGTCTGCTAAATTTTGGTTAGACCGAACGCAACATGTTTCAAAGGTAGTTGCCATCGTTGAGAAATTAACTGCTAGGCTTGATCTGAGTTTTCTGACTTTACTTCAATGGCACTCCTGGCGGCTTAACTTCAGTCATATTTTCCATACTGAACAACGTTGGTGTTCTGGCTGCTATCAAGACTGGCGTGAAGCTGGAAAACCTATTTATAACCCTTTGTTGTGGACAATAGAAGCTGTAACTGTTTGTCCAGTTCACCAACGTTACCTACAACTGCGGTGCTTGTACTGTGGTTGTTTTCAACAGTTTCTCAATCTGGACTGCCATTCTCTTGGTTATTGTTGTGTGTGTAATGCATGGCTGGGTCGGTTTGTAGACAATACTTCTTTTTCTCAGGGGTCTCGGTTTGATTGGGAAAAGTGGGCTGCTCAATCTGTTGGCCAGATTTTCGGCGCTATGCCAACACTTAGTTCGACTTCTTCTTCTCAAGTTACCCCGCTAGTCAAATATCGGCGAAAACCTACTCTCACTAAGTTTTTAAGGTGGTGTTACAAGCTTGGAATTAACCCTGTTGAGGGTTTGGAAAGTCTCTCAATTATACCGAGTGTACTAAGTTGA
- a CDS encoding ATP-binding protein, whose translation MAHDYSFPQELLTLPIADRISYFQQYTMAHPKLLIAAEKLKNAIDDPGLFSLIFLFGPTGVGKTTLLRRITQRLLASFHKEMELDKGFIPIANIEVATPEFSNFDWKDFYLRALGVLQDPCIQLPSYGRITNLKLKTSLEAALKHRRLKVFCLDEAQNLSKVASGRKLRDQTDCIKSLANLTQVKFVLAGTYDLLILRNLSAQLCRRSLDIHFERYKVENEEDLKAFRGVVQTFQRHLPFEEEPDLLKYWDFCYERSFGCVGILKDWLSQALATALLDGAKTLTLSHLKSSAYSHEQCMIIFNETRLGEKQLEFTPDSSALRIALGLESHHGSATHSTSQTTNTTNTKSRRSTTGNTKPQRRPVGGGENVG comes from the coding sequence ATGGCACATGATTATAGCTTTCCTCAAGAATTACTAACTCTACCTATTGCTGACAGAATTTCTTATTTCCAGCAATATACAATGGCGCACCCCAAATTATTAATAGCAGCAGAGAAACTCAAAAATGCAATTGATGACCCAGGATTATTTTCTTTAATCTTTTTATTTGGGCCAACAGGTGTAGGGAAAACCACCTTATTACGTCGCATCACACAAAGGTTACTAGCTTCTTTTCACAAAGAAATGGAACTAGATAAAGGTTTTATTCCTATTGCTAATATCGAAGTTGCTACCCCGGAATTTAGTAATTTTGATTGGAAAGATTTTTATCTACGTGCTTTGGGCGTTCTCCAAGACCCTTGCATTCAGTTACCTAGTTATGGTCGAATTACTAATTTGAAGTTGAAAACATCCTTAGAAGCTGCTCTTAAACATCGTCGTCTGAAAGTTTTTTGCCTTGATGAAGCACAAAATCTCAGTAAAGTTGCCAGTGGTCGAAAATTACGCGACCAGACAGACTGTATTAAGTCCCTAGCAAACCTTACTCAAGTCAAATTCGTACTGGCAGGTACTTATGACTTGTTGATACTTCGTAACTTGAGTGCCCAGTTGTGCAGGCGCAGCCTGGATATTCATTTTGAGCGATACAAAGTCGAGAATGAAGAAGATTTAAAAGCTTTCAGAGGTGTTGTTCAAACTTTTCAACGTCATTTACCTTTTGAAGAAGAGCCTGATTTACTTAAATACTGGGATTTTTGCTACGAACGCAGTTTCGGTTGTGTCGGTATTCTCAAAGATTGGTTATCTCAAGCATTGGCAACGGCGTTACTGGATGGAGCTAAAACTCTCACTCTGTCGCATTTAAAATCTTCTGCTTACTCTCATGAACAATGCATGATTATCTTCAACGAAACACGATTAGGAGAAAAGCAACTTGAGTTTACCCCAGATAGTTCGGCTTTGAGAATTGCTTTAGGTTTAGAATCTCATCATGGGTCAGCTACACATAGCACGTCCCAGACAACCAATACAACCAATACTAAATCTCGTCGCTCTACTACTGGTAATACTAAACCTCAACGTCGTCCTGTTGGAGGTGGTGAAAATGTCGGTTGA
- a CDS encoding TnsA endonuclease N-terminal domain-containing protein — translation MLDNLEFNNWCRQQDLSQAGQAIIEEIRSSNPSRRVTGARKNVCGSYPSRKMGCTIQFESHHNELARIYELEHDPCVLEYYDQPPAIELVYQSKSGRKNRHQYTPDFFIIRTDSAFWEECKTELELNKLNELNSNRYCKNSDGKWHCPPGEEYAHGHGLDFHVWSDALINWNFQQNLIWLLDYFGYSSEIIDETEQSLIVNTVNNHLGITLTELLQNEEINPDVLYWLIATDKLYVELNKVKLSQPETVFVFINQDVALSYEHLNSIESTTQTGNQILLQIAVGNNIYWDGESWEIVNTGTTTTGLLRADGKLIELPNLAFTALIDTGKIVGDKTTQTSNIKAAAAEIIKHATCEDIIEANRRYNLIQPYLEDALKAYPSSTIRRWRTQYQKALLIYGQGYLGLLPKHNNKGNRTPKIDSQTQEFMLDFIKEHYETPKQRRKIRVYESFVLACQTHDPPFKPPSRITFCQAIKQRSGHHQTRKRLGNRAAISEEPFYWELKQTTPRHGSRPFEIVHIDHTQIDIELVSSLESLTNYHIATNNSIHQNLGRPWATFMVDAYSRRILSVYLTFDAPTQLRT, via the coding sequence ATGCTTGACAACCTTGAGTTTAACAACTGGTGCCGTCAACAAGACCTCAGTCAAGCAGGGCAGGCAATCATTGAGGAGATTCGCAGCAGCAATCCATCTCGTCGAGTAACAGGGGCAAGGAAAAACGTTTGTGGCAGTTACCCCAGTCGAAAAATGGGATGTACTATTCAATTCGAGAGCCATCATAACGAATTAGCACGTATTTATGAACTAGAACATGACCCATGCGTACTCGAATATTACGACCAACCGCCAGCAATAGAATTAGTCTATCAAAGCAAAAGCGGGCGAAAAAATAGACACCAGTATACACCCGATTTCTTTATAATTCGGACAGATTCAGCTTTTTGGGAGGAATGCAAAACAGAACTTGAACTTAACAAGCTGAACGAATTGAATTCAAATCGCTATTGCAAAAACTCAGATGGCAAATGGCATTGTCCCCCAGGTGAAGAATATGCTCATGGTCATGGTTTGGACTTTCATGTATGGTCAGATGCTCTAATTAATTGGAACTTCCAACAAAATCTAATTTGGCTGTTAGATTATTTCGGATACTCATCAGAAATTATAGACGAAACCGAGCAAAGTTTGATTGTAAACACAGTAAACAATCATCTAGGAATCACCCTGACAGAACTGTTACAAAATGAAGAAATAAATCCTGATGTACTTTATTGGTTAATTGCTACAGATAAACTTTACGTAGAACTTAATAAAGTTAAACTTTCGCAACCGGAAACAGTATTCGTATTTATTAACCAAGATGTTGCTTTATCTTATGAGCATCTTAACTCAATAGAATCTACAACCCAAACTGGTAATCAAATATTACTACAAATAGCAGTAGGTAATAATATTTATTGGGATGGAGAGTCATGGGAGATAGTAAATACTGGGACGACTACTACTGGATTATTACGTGCAGATGGCAAACTTATAGAACTACCAAATTTAGCATTTACAGCACTGATTGATACAGGGAAAATTGTGGGAGATAAGACAACACAAACCTCAAATATTAAAGCAGCAGCGGCAGAAATTATTAAACACGCAACTTGTGAAGATATTATAGAAGCCAACCGTCGCTACAATTTAATACAACCATACTTAGAAGATGCTCTGAAAGCATATCCAAGCAGCACAATCCGTCGTTGGCGCACTCAGTACCAAAAAGCTTTACTCATTTATGGACAGGGATACCTGGGATTACTGCCTAAACATAACAATAAAGGCAATCGGACTCCAAAAATTGATTCTCAAACCCAAGAATTTATGCTCGATTTTATCAAAGAGCATTATGAAACACCCAAACAACGCAGAAAAATACGGGTTTATGAATCATTTGTTTTAGCTTGCCAAACCCATGACCCCCCATTCAAACCACCATCGAGAATCACATTTTGCCAAGCTATCAAACAGCGAAGCGGACATCATCAAACCAGAAAACGTCTTGGTAATCGAGCGGCTATTTCCGAAGAACCATTTTATTGGGAATTAAAGCAAACGACTCCACGGCATGGCAGTCGCCCTTTTGAGATTGTCCACATTGATCATACTCAAATTGACATTGAATTAGTCAGTTCACTCGAATCTCTAACTAATTATCATATTGCTACAAATAACTCAATTCATCAGAATTTAGGTCGTCCTTGGGCAACCTTCATGGTTGATGCATATAGTCGAAGAATTTTATCAGTTTATCTGACCTTCGATGCGCCAACGCAATTACGGACGTAA
- a CDS encoding tyrosine-type recombinase/integrase gives MNNPELNNLPPIKLIPLNTETASFSGRTASTRPPTDIRWVKVLEFLRSNNLALNSRKLYERELKRFLAWSELHYHELRPRHLALYKEYLRDEIRTDAGKPLSKSSINAGIAALKSFFKWMCYTYPDIIATNPTLGIKLEKVPLPPAQSLTPEEMERVWSALELLQETRQRDTALVHILSHGLRAGEVVQLNVGSFDGKLLFLPDTKTNEPRLVPLKKESREVLAQYLRSREHQTEVLTSLSPLMISHHASYKGERLSYHGIYFAVEKIGELAHIEDLHPHSFRHTYATDLILLGLDPTHARKLTGHQSDRAFRRYTLRGEQQAAIAAYYRAIGEEAEQ, from the coding sequence GTGAATAACCCTGAACTAAATAATTTACCTCCGATTAAACTTATTCCTCTTAACACTGAAACAGCATCGTTCTCTGGGCGCACGGCTAGTACAAGACCACCAACCGATATCCGGTGGGTAAAGGTGCTAGAATTTTTACGCAGCAACAACCTTGCACTCAATAGCCGCAAGCTTTATGAGCGCGAACTTAAAAGGTTTTTGGCTTGGAGTGAGCTACACTATCATGAACTGCGCCCACGTCACCTTGCGCTATATAAAGAATACCTAAGAGATGAAATACGGACTGATGCAGGTAAACCGCTTTCCAAAAGCAGCATCAATGCAGGAATTGCGGCTCTCAAAAGCTTTTTCAAATGGATGTGCTACACCTATCCTGACATAATTGCTACTAATCCCACGCTGGGGATAAAACTGGAAAAAGTGCCACTACCACCAGCCCAGAGTTTAACCCCTGAAGAAATGGAGCGGGTTTGGTCAGCTTTGGAATTGCTCCAAGAAACAAGGCAACGGGATACTGCACTTGTTCACATTCTCAGTCATGGACTCCGGGCTGGAGAAGTTGTACAGCTAAATGTTGGGTCGTTTGATGGCAAGCTCCTGTTTTTACCTGATACCAAAACCAACGAACCACGCTTAGTTCCACTAAAAAAAGAAAGCCGAGAAGTTTTAGCACAGTATTTGCGATCGCGAGAACACCAAACAGAGGTGTTGACTAGCCTTAGCCCACTGATGATTTCACACCATGCTTCATACAAAGGTGAACGCTTGAGTTATCACGGTATTTACTTTGCTGTGGAAAAAATTGGTGAACTTGCTCATATTGAAGACTTGCATCCTCATTCCTTTCGCCATACCTACGCTACGGATTTAATATTACTGGGTCTTGACCCGACTCATGCTCGTAAGCTAACAGGACATCAGAGTGACAGAGCTTTTAGGCGGTATACACTTCGTGGCGAACAACAAGCTGCGATCGCTGCTTATTATCGGGCAATCGGTGAGGAGGCAGAACAGTAG
- a CDS encoding four helix bundle protein gives MNQQQHITDRTFYFAVRIVNLCKTLDEKPGVGRVLYKQLIRSGTSIGANVEESQSAQSKADFVSKLQISLKEAKETKYWLRILVTTGIVEENKLLPLIKENEEIIKVIAAIVVKTKQNNSK, from the coding sequence ATGAATCAACAACAGCATATCACAGATAGAACATTTTACTTTGCAGTAAGAATTGTCAATTTGTGTAAAACTCTAGATGAAAAGCCCGGAGTAGGAAGAGTTTTATATAAACAGCTAATTCGGTCTGGAACCTCGATTGGTGCTAATGTAGAAGAATCTCAATCAGCACAAAGTAAAGCTGATTTTGTAAGTAAATTGCAAATTTCTTTAAAAGAAGCTAAAGAAACAAAATATTGGTTAAGAATACTAGTAACTACCGGTATTGTTGAGGAAAATAAGTTATTACCTTTGATTAAAGAAAATGAAGAAATCATCAAAGTTATTGCAGCTATAGTAGTTAAAACTAAACAAAATAATTCCAAATAA
- a CDS encoding non-ribosomal peptide synthetase: MSQYIYSSLTDNEELNFSEEAEVFVFPTSFAQQRLWFLDQLAPGNPFYNVSTALHLTGSLNFTALKQTFNEIVRRHETLRTRFVMVEQQPVQAISPSLTIPLPLIDLRNFDSPERSTRMQQIVTQEAQHPFNLTTGPLLRVKLLQLDEAEYLLLLNLHHIVADGWSIGVLIKELGVLYNALAGDKPCLTTSYSVSTLLPELPIQYADFAQWQREWLQGVAANGTSPLQSQLVYWQKQLNGISVLNLPTDRLRPAVPSYRGAKQFLELPHSLTQALEALSYQEGVTLFMTMLAAFQTLLYRYTQQEDIAVGSPIANRNRSELEGLIGFFVNTLVLRTDFSAKATFRELLNRVREITLEAYSHQDLPFEKLVEELHPERDLSYHPFFQVVFSLQNTPIETLELSGLTLSLFESDSKTAKLDLEFHLWQDLESLKGQMVYSTDLFDDKSITRMLGHFQTLLESIVANPEQRISDLSLLTEEERQELLIDWNDTKRDYPENKCFHQLFEAQVQETPDAIALNAGSANALVFDDEQLSYKELNIRSNQLAYYLKKLGVVPDVLVGICVERSPEAIVALLGILKAGGAYLPLDPSLPQERLKFILEDAQVSILLTHCSLAPLKKGDWGDLLSIVYIDEDWATITQHSQENPTSCVTFDNLAYVIYTSGSTGKPKGVLLQHRGLSNLAASQIEVFNIQPINRILQFASLSFDASIFEIVMALQTGATLYLANKESLLPGQPLLNLLREKAITHVTLPPAVLAVLPTESLPALQTIICAGESCTDDILKRWWNYQRRFFNAYGPTEATVWSTVAEISTMTEKPPIGRPIANTQIYILDKYLQPLPIGIIGELYISGEGLAQGYLNRPELTIEKFIPNPFSDKNGARLYKTGDLARYRPDGNIEFLGRIDNQVKIRGFRIELSEIETVLSQHQSVQKAVVIVKENVSGDKYLVAYIVPNIETQNFTSLLGKFLKEKLPEYMIPKSFVMLDSLPLTVNGKVDRYVLTALNTPTSHSIDKAFIAPRTPTESTLAKIWAEVLNIERVGIYDNFFDLGGDSLLTVRLMKQIHKHLERELPLSSLFLNPTIESLATALSSKADSLPWSPLVPIQPAGSTPPFFCVHPIFGVVFPYYELAQNLGKNQPFYGLQPIGLDGKSSPLTRIEDMATHYIEALRRVQPKGPYFLGGWSFGGWVAFEMAQQLQKSGEEVALLALLDTLAPIPGNIPSLGSGFKFMLTTVARYIWPFFLDYFYLIIAIAKNQINSLTSQLTNFNKIVQFQANLFSHFILKEDATVNIIPEESKLRLLSELAIRPMLRVFYANSQAVLNYVPKAYPKRINLFRTKVESSIAKEDPSMGWDQLTVGGTEIHHIPGNHLTMLRKPHIQILAAQLRACIEKAQNLK; the protein is encoded by the coding sequence ATGAGCCAGTATATTTACAGTAGTCTCACAGATAATGAAGAACTTAATTTTTCTGAGGAAGCAGAGGTTTTCGTTTTTCCCACTTCTTTCGCCCAGCAGCGATTGTGGTTTCTCGACCAGTTAGCACCGGGGAATCCATTTTACAACGTGTCAACAGCACTTCACCTGACAGGTTCCCTTAACTTCACCGCCTTAAAGCAGACATTCAACGAAATTGTACGTCGTCACGAAACGTTACGTACTAGGTTTGTTATGGTAGAGCAGCAACCAGTACAGGCGATTTCACCTAGCTTAACCATACCTCTTCCCTTAATAGACCTACGCAATTTCGACAGCCCAGAACGCAGCACACGAATGCAGCAAATCGTAACCCAAGAAGCTCAACATCCTTTCAATCTCACCACTGGGCCATTACTGCGAGTAAAGCTGCTGCAACTGGATGAAGCAGAATATCTGCTGCTGCTAAACCTACATCACATAGTTGCCGATGGCTGGTCAATTGGAGTGCTAATTAAAGAATTGGGGGTATTATACAATGCCTTGGCAGGGGATAAGCCATGTCTGACGACTAGCTACTCCGTATCTACACTTCTACCAGAACTACCCATTCAATATGCAGATTTCGCTCAATGGCAACGGGAGTGGCTACAAGGAGTGGCAGCAAACGGCACCTCACCCCTACAAAGCCAGTTAGTTTATTGGCAAAAGCAATTAAACGGGATTTCAGTACTGAATCTCCCCACCGACCGACTAAGACCAGCAGTTCCTAGCTACAGAGGTGCAAAACAATTTTTAGAGCTACCACACTCCTTAACTCAAGCGCTAGAGGCACTGAGTTACCAAGAAGGCGTTACCTTATTCATGACAATGCTGGCAGCGTTTCAGACTTTGCTTTATCGCTACACGCAGCAAGAGGATATTGCAGTTGGTTCACCTATTGCTAATCGCAATCGTAGCGAACTAGAAGGATTAATTGGTTTTTTTGTCAATACCTTAGTTTTACGTACAGATTTCTCAGCCAAGGCGACGTTTCGAGAATTGTTGAATCGAGTGCGAGAGATAACTTTAGAAGCATACAGTCATCAGGACTTGCCTTTTGAAAAGTTGGTGGAGGAACTTCACCCAGAGCGAGATTTGAGCTATCATCCTTTTTTTCAGGTTGTATTTAGCCTACAAAACACTCCTATCGAAACCCTAGAGTTATCTGGGTTAACGCTTTCGCTATTTGAGTCCGATAGCAAAACTGCAAAACTTGATTTAGAATTCCATTTGTGGCAAGACTTGGAAAGTTTGAAAGGACAAATGGTTTATAGCACCGATTTATTTGATGACAAGTCTATTACGCGAATGCTGGGACATTTCCAAACGCTGCTAGAAAGCATTGTTGCCAATCCAGAACAGCGGATTTCAGATTTGTCTTTGCTTACTGAAGAAGAACGACAAGAGTTATTAATTGATTGGAATGACACTAAACGAGACTATCCAGAGAACAAGTGTTTTCATCAGTTATTTGAAGCACAAGTGCAGGAAACTCCCGATGCGATCGCGTTAAACGCAGGCTCCGCGAACGCACTAGTCTTTGACGATGAACAACTGAGCTACAAAGAGTTAAATATACGCAGCAACCAACTTGCATATTATCTGAAAAAATTGGGGGTAGTCCCTGACGTTTTAGTAGGTATTTGCGTAGAGCGTTCCCCAGAAGCGATCGTCGCCCTATTAGGCATTCTCAAAGCAGGTGGAGCATACCTGCCTTTAGATCCGAGCCTACCTCAAGAGCGTCTTAAGTTCATCCTAGAAGATGCACAAGTTTCAATATTGCTCACTCATTGCTCTTTAGCCCCCCTTAAAAAGGGGGATTGGGGGGATCTCTTGTCTATAGTTTACATAGATGAAGATTGGGCAACTATTACACAACACAGTCAAGAAAACCCAACTAGCTGCGTAACATTTGACAACCTAGCTTATGTTATCTACACCTCTGGCTCAACAGGAAAACCTAAAGGTGTTTTGCTTCAACATCGAGGATTGTCAAACTTAGCGGCATCTCAGATTGAGGTTTTCAACATACAACCGATTAACCGCATTCTGCAATTCGCATCATTAAGTTTTGATGCCTCAATTTTTGAGATTGTCATGGCACTGCAAACAGGAGCAACTCTTTATTTAGCAAACAAAGAATCCCTTCTACCCGGACAACCTTTGCTCAATTTATTGCGCGAAAAAGCTATTACTCACGTCACCCTTCCGCCAGCAGTCTTAGCAGTCCTACCTACAGAATCACTGCCGGCATTGCAAACTATTATCTGTGCAGGCGAATCCTGTACCGATGATATTTTAAAACGTTGGTGGAACTATCAGCGTCGGTTTTTTAATGCTTACGGCCCTACTGAAGCAACAGTTTGGTCAACCGTTGCAGAGATTAGTACTATGACTGAAAAGCCGCCCATTGGTCGCCCTATTGCTAATACTCAAATTTATATATTAGATAAGTATTTACAACCTTTACCAATTGGAATTATTGGCGAATTATACATAAGTGGTGAAGGATTGGCACAAGGCTATCTTAATCGCCCTGAACTAACTATTGAAAAGTTTATTCCCAATCCTTTTAGTGATAAAAACGGAGCGCGACTTTACAAGACAGGTGATTTAGCTCGGTATCGCCCGGACGGTAATATTGAATTTTTAGGACGCATCGATAATCAAGTAAAAATTCGTGGATTCCGCATTGAGTTGTCAGAAATTGAAACAGTCCTGAGTCAGCATCAGAGCGTGCAAAAAGCAGTAGTAATTGTTAAAGAAAACGTATCTGGTGATAAGTACTTGGTGGCTTATATTGTTCCCAATATAGAGACGCAAAATTTTACGTCTCTACTAGGTAAATTCTTAAAAGAAAAATTACCAGAATACATGATCCCAAAATCTTTTGTAATGCTGGATTCTCTGCCGCTAACAGTTAATGGCAAAGTAGATCGTTATGTGCTAACAGCACTCAACACTCCAACTAGCCACTCAATAGATAAAGCATTTATCGCTCCTCGGACTCCAACCGAGTCAACCTTAGCAAAAATTTGGGCTGAAGTGCTTAATATTGAGCGTGTGGGTATTTACGATAACTTCTTCGACTTGGGAGGAGATTCGCTGTTAACTGTACGCCTGATGAAGCAGATACACAAGCATTTGGAGCGCGAATTGCCGCTATCTAGCTTATTTTTAAATCCGACAATTGAAAGTTTAGCAACTGCTCTATCCTCAAAAGCAGATTCTCTTCCCTGGTCTCCCTTAGTTCCGATTCAACCTGCTGGTTCAACTCCACCTTTTTTCTGCGTGCATCCAATTTTTGGTGTTGTTTTCCCTTATTACGAATTAGCTCAGAATTTGGGAAAAAATCAACCATTTTATGGGCTACAACCCATTGGACTTGATGGAAAAAGTTCTCCATTAACTCGCATTGAGGATATGGCTACCCACTACATTGAAGCATTGCGTAGAGTTCAGCCTAAAGGCCCTTATTTTTTAGGAGGTTGGTCTTTTGGAGGTTGGGTTGCTTTTGAAATGGCTCAACAACTCCAAAAGTCTGGGGAAGAAGTGGCTCTACTCGCTTTGCTTGACACTTTAGCACCAATTCCAGGCAATATACCTTCTTTGGGTAGTGGTTTCAAGTTTATGCTGACGACAGTGGCGCGATATATATGGCCCTTTTTCCTCGATTATTTTTATCTAATCATCGCGATCGCTAAGAATCAAATTAACAGTTTAACTTCTCAGTTGACTAATTTTAATAAAATTGTACAGTTCCAAGCAAATCTGTTCTCTCACTTCATCCTAAAAGAGGATGCCACAGTCAACATTATACCTGAAGAATCCAAGTTAAGACTTTTAAGCGAGTTAGCAATTCGCCCAATGCTTCGTGTTTTTTATGCCAATAGCCAAGCAGTCCTTAACTACGTTCCGAAAGCCTACCCTAAACGAATTAATCTTTTCAGAACAAAGGTTGAATCAAGCATTGCCAAGGAAGATCCGAGTATGGGTTGGGATCAGCTAACTGTAGGAGGAACGGAAATTCATCATATTCCTGGCAATCACCTAACTATGCTGAGAAAACCCCATATCCAAATTCTCGCCGCACAGCTAAGAGCTTGTATTGAGAAAGCACAGAATTTAAAATAA